From Acidimicrobiia bacterium, one genomic window encodes:
- a CDS encoding BMP family protein produces the protein MRRRHTTWLALFAALTMVLAACGDSTDDTTATDDTEGSTETTAAAAEPFRIAIVAPSASNDLAFTQSIVDAVDVIRSEMGNVEVAVTDGTFVVEDAAAAIRGYASEGYDLVIAHGSQYGGSLQEIAPDFPEVSFAWGTAADTFGIPNVYSYEAASDEGGYVMGVMAAALSESGVIGVVGPIEVGDAKLYVDGFAAGVVAQNPAASVNINYTGSFGDVALASEAAQAHAAAGADVMSGTAQMVVGAVGVADEQGILWFGTQANQSSLAPDIVVASQVYHWEVVLRDIISNLQSGKLGGEIYSINLANGGEVIEYNPGYALPDDVRQLAEETIAGIIDGSISTGG, from the coding sequence ATGAGAAGACGACATACAACCTGGTTGGCGCTATTCGCAGCGCTGACGATGGTATTGGCCGCCTGTGGGGACAGTACCGACGACACAACCGCAACCGACGACACGGAGGGTTCGACGGAAACCACGGCGGCGGCTGCCGAACCTTTCCGGATCGCCATCGTCGCCCCGTCGGCTTCGAACGATCTGGCCTTCACCCAGTCGATCGTCGACGCCGTCGATGTGATCAGAAGCGAGATGGGCAACGTTGAGGTTGCCGTGACCGACGGCACCTTCGTCGTCGAGGACGCGGCGGCTGCCATTCGCGGCTATGCGTCTGAGGGCTACGACCTGGTGATCGCCCACGGATCTCAGTACGGCGGCTCGCTTCAGGAGATAGCACCGGACTTTCCCGAGGTCTCGTTCGCGTGGGGAACCGCGGCCGATACGTTCGGGATTCCGAACGTCTACTCCTACGAGGCTGCCTCCGACGAGGGCGGCTATGTGATGGGAGTCATGGCGGCGGCACTCAGCGAGAGCGGAGTCATCGGTGTCGTTGGGCCGATCGAGGTCGGTGACGCCAAGCTGTACGTCGACGGCTTCGCGGCCGGGGTTGTTGCCCAGAATCCGGCGGCGTCCGTCAACATCAACTACACAGGCTCGTTTGGCGACGTTGCTCTCGCTTCCGAGGCGGCTCAGGCCCATGCGGCTGCGGGTGCCGATGTCATGTCGGGTACGGCCCAGATGGTCGTGGGTGCGGTCGGAGTGGCGGACGAGCAGGGGATCCTCTGGTTCGGAACACAAGCGAACCAGTCCTCGCTGGCTCCCGACATCGTCGTGGCTTCTCAGGTCTATCACTGGGAGGTCGTCCTCAGGGACATAATCTCGAACCTCCAGAGCGGCAAGCTCGGCGGTGAGATCTACTCGATCAATCTGGCCAACGGCGGCGAGGTCATCGAGTACAACCCCGGCTACGCGCTTCCCGATGACGTGAGGCAACTCGCCGAGGAGACGATTGCCGGGATCATCGACGGCTCGATCAGCACCGGCGGATAA
- a CDS encoding ABC transporter ATP-binding protein — MSDVPMLEMRGITKRFPGVLANYRVDFDLRSGEVHTLLGENGAGKSTLMKILYGLYQADEGEILLNGEPVAIHSPTDAIKRNIGMIHQHFMLVETLTVAENVALGLPSERGFRTDLDAVSERIEVLAERYGLSIDPSAIVWQLAVGQRQRVEIIKALYREARLLILDEPTAVLTPQEVDQLFNTLRQMTADGRGLIFISHKLHEVLALSDRITVLRQGHVTGRVPVEGATRESLAEMMVGRQVKLVPDKPPVEVGSAALEIKGLRVMGDRGHETVRGLNLEVRAGEILGIAGVSGNGQREMAQAIAGLREVTGGSIRIGGVETTNLKPAEIRKHGLAYVTEGRLRDGAVADFSVSENIMLIDHADPRYLNHGLMDFKAIRGHSQLLVDQYAVKTPTLDTPARNLSGGNIQKMILAREMSGTPTVLVASQPTRGVDIGAAEYIHSRLVQQRSEHTAILMISEDLDEVFALSDRIAVIYEGQIIGIVDPAGATREQVGLMMAGVRPES, encoded by the coding sequence ATGAGCGATGTTCCGATGCTCGAAATGCGCGGCATCACCAAGCGTTTTCCCGGTGTGCTCGCCAACTACCGGGTCGATTTCGACCTCCGGTCCGGCGAGGTGCACACCCTGCTCGGCGAGAACGGGGCGGGAAAGAGCACGCTTATGAAGATCCTCTACGGCCTCTATCAGGCCGACGAGGGAGAGATCCTGCTGAACGGCGAGCCGGTGGCGATCCACAGTCCGACTGATGCGATCAAGCGCAACATCGGCATGATTCATCAGCATTTCATGCTCGTTGAGACACTGACCGTTGCCGAGAATGTGGCGCTCGGGCTGCCTTCCGAGCGCGGCTTTCGGACCGATCTCGATGCGGTTTCCGAGAGAATCGAGGTGCTCGCCGAGCGATACGGGCTTTCGATCGATCCGAGTGCGATCGTGTGGCAACTGGCCGTCGGGCAGCGGCAACGCGTGGAGATCATCAAGGCTCTCTACCGGGAGGCGAGACTGCTGATTCTCGATGAGCCGACTGCAGTCCTCACCCCCCAGGAAGTAGACCAGCTCTTCAACACGCTGCGACAGATGACCGCCGATGGTCGAGGGCTGATATTCATCTCCCACAAACTCCACGAGGTGCTGGCGCTGAGTGATCGGATCACCGTGTTGCGGCAGGGTCACGTCACCGGCCGGGTTCCGGTCGAGGGGGCGACTCGAGAGAGCCTCGCCGAGATGATGGTCGGCCGGCAGGTGAAGCTGGTGCCCGACAAGCCCCCGGTGGAGGTCGGCTCGGCGGCTCTGGAGATCAAAGGATTGCGCGTGATGGGGGATCGCGGCCATGAAACGGTGCGCGGCCTCAATCTCGAGGTCCGCGCCGGAGAGATCCTCGGCATCGCCGGAGTTTCCGGGAACGGTCAGCGGGAGATGGCGCAGGCTATCGCCGGGCTCCGGGAGGTCACCGGTGGTTCCATCCGGATCGGTGGGGTGGAAACGACCAACCTGAAGCCGGCCGAGATCCGCAAGCACGGCCTTGCCTATGTCACAGAGGGGCGGCTGCGGGACGGCGCCGTCGCCGATTTCTCCGTCTCGGAGAACATCATGCTGATCGACCATGCCGATCCGAGGTATCTCAACCACGGTCTGATGGATTTCAAGGCGATCCGGGGGCACAGTCAGCTGCTGGTTGACCAATACGCGGTGAAGACACCGACTCTGGATACGCCTGCCAGGAACCTGTCCGGCGGCAACATCCAGAAGATGATTCTGGCGCGGGAGATGTCGGGGACCCCGACCGTGCTCGTAGCCTCCCAGCCGACCCGCGGTGTCGACATCGGAGCAGCCGAATACATTCACAGTCGCCTCGTGCAGCAGCGCTCCGAACACACAGCCATCCTCATGATTTCCGAGGATCTCGATGAGGTGTTCGCTCTGTCGGATCGAATCGCGGTGATCTATGAAGGTCAGATCATCGGCATCGTCGACCCTGCCGGCGCCACGCGCGAGCAGGTCGGCCTGATGATGGCGGGCGTCCGGCCGGAATCCTGA
- a CDS encoding ABC transporter permease → MSEFFTQAILIATVASGIRLAVPLLLASLGETFGQRSGVLNLGVDGIMLLGAFGGYYTVLKTDSVWLGLLMGIGIGLILGLVSAVISVTLKAEQGISGIGIYLFGLGMSDLLFQKLVGTPRPVGSFPKLDIPGLSDIPILGEMLFQHSMIVYLAFGLVPVSMYIINRTTFGMNIRAVGENPEAADSLGVSVVRTRYLTVTMGGTLAGIAGAALAIDLGIFQQNLTNAQGFIAIALVYFGAWRPAGVMGGALLYGFVNSLVLQFKTLGIIPRSWSDIAAMAPAIITILALVLVARRFRQPAALTKPFTRGA, encoded by the coding sequence GTGAGCGAGTTCTTCACTCAAGCGATTCTCATAGCAACGGTGGCGTCGGGCATCCGTCTGGCAGTCCCTCTGTTGCTCGCCTCTCTCGGAGAGACTTTCGGACAACGAAGCGGTGTGCTCAACCTGGGCGTCGACGGGATCATGTTGCTCGGTGCGTTCGGCGGCTACTACACGGTCCTCAAAACGGACAGCGTTTGGCTCGGGTTGTTGATGGGAATAGGGATCGGCCTCATTCTCGGCCTTGTGTCGGCAGTCATCTCGGTCACGCTGAAGGCCGAGCAGGGCATCAGCGGAATCGGTATCTATCTGTTCGGCCTGGGCATGAGCGATCTTCTCTTCCAGAAGCTCGTCGGGACACCGCGACCCGTCGGCAGCTTTCCGAAGCTTGATATCCCGGGCCTCAGCGACATCCCGATACTGGGCGAGATGCTGTTCCAGCACAGCATGATCGTCTACCTGGCTTTCGGTCTGGTCCCCGTGAGCATGTACATCATCAATCGGACGACTTTCGGAATGAACATACGGGCAGTCGGCGAGAACCCTGAGGCGGCGGACAGTCTCGGCGTGAGTGTGGTTCGCACCCGCTATCTGACCGTCACGATGGGAGGGACCCTGGCGGGGATTGCGGGTGCAGCTCTGGCGATAGATCTCGGGATCTTCCAGCAGAACCTGACGAACGCTCAGGGGTTCATCGCCATTGCGCTGGTCTATTTCGGTGCCTGGCGCCCGGCAGGTGTGATGGGGGGAGCGCTTCTGTACGGATTCGTCAACTCCCTGGTTTTGCAGTTCAAGACCCTGGGCATCATCCCGAGAAGCTGGTCGGATATCGCAGCCATGGCCCCTGCCATCATCACGATCCTGGCCTTGGTGCTGGTTGCGAGGAGGTTCCGGCAGCCGGCAGCTCTCACCAAACCTTTCACTAGAGGAGCATGA